The proteins below are encoded in one region of Gambusia affinis linkage group LG07, SWU_Gaff_1.0, whole genome shotgun sequence:
- the LOC122833444 gene encoding cyclin-D1-binding protein 1 homolog, which produces MNPENCEGSLTAILGNTLNSIQCTRDRVRDGESGEQGGAYDLSVFWDTLKQPVNAVSQEATKLSLAFSRPPLPSLQDGEKLVESVLNSIQALSEVYHRLHKSQGVTLRRQVRDATVEVLDGILQLVEVIISSPLQSLTQEQITSTREVWTACDHFAQLPKDNKEALLVDVSSQSGLIKDVIKEMEQLLSEPQDPFKDCLIHDPEDNSDRDSPHSIRDVSLSEKDQQVIRASLEVLETAASCLRKFRSAIEDNGDAAEPQNVAQLDDLADISREISPSVDDLALCLYPPITYSGVENHMSRLAATLRKLLDLIRSSHVCGAAELTWIQFLEAAVDHNVQKAKELIELDG; this is translated from the exons ATGAATCCTGAAAATTGTGAAGGAAGTTTGACTGCGATTCTAGGAAATACACTAAACTCCATCCAGTGCACCAGAGACCGAGTCAGAG aTGGAGAATCAGGTGAACAGGGTGGAGCATATGATCTCTCCGTGTTCTGGGACACTTTGA AGCAGCCAGTGAATGCTGTTTCACAGGAAGCAACTAAACTGAGCCTGGCCTTCTCTAGACCCCCTCTGCCATCTTTACAA GATGGAGAAAAGCTGGTAGAGTCTGTTTTGAACAGCATACAGGCTCTGAGTGAAGTTTATCACCGCCTTCACAAAAGCCAAG GGGTGACGCTACGGCGACAGGTCAGGGACGCCACTGTGGAGGTGCTGGACGGCATTTTACAGCTGGTGGAGGTCATAATCAGCTCACCACTGCAGAG CCTGACCCAGGAGCAGATCACGTCCACTAGAGAAGTTTGGACTGCCTGTGATCACTTTGCTCAGCTACCAAAAG ACAACAAGGAAGCCCTGCTGGTCGATGTGTCTTCTCAGTCTGGACTTATAAAAGATGTCATTAAGGAAATGGAACAG CTCTTATCCGAACCCCAGGACCCGTTCAAGGACTGCCTCATTCACGACCCAGAAGACAACTCTGACCGTGACAGTCCTCACAGCATCCGGGACGTGTCCCTGTCAGAGAAGGACCAGCAGGTGATCAGAGCAAGTCTGGAGGTACTTGAAACAGCTGCATCCTGTCTGAGGAAATTCAGATCAGCCATCGAGGACAACGGTGACGCTGCTGAACCTCAAAATGTCGCTCAGCTGGACGATCTGGCCGACATCAGCCGGGAAATCAGCCCCAG TGTGGACGATCTCGCCCTCTGTCTCTACCCACCCATCACCTACAGCGGAGTGGAAAACCAC atGTCTAGATTGGCAGCAACATTAAGAAAACTTTTGGACCTGATTAG ATCCAGCCATGtgtgtggagcagcagagctgaCCTGGATTCAGTTTTTAGAGGCCGCCGTCGATCACAATGTTCAGAAAGCCAAAGAATTGATTGAGCTGGACggctaa
- the rbbp5 gene encoding retinoblastoma-binding protein 5 isoform X2: MNLELLESFGQNYPEEADGTLDCISMALTCTFNRWGTLLAVGCNDGRIVIWDFLTRGIAKIISAHIHPVCSLCWSRDGHKLVSASTDNIVSQWDVLTGDCDQRFRFPSPILKLQYHPRDIDKVLVCPMKSAPVLLTLSDSKHVVLPVDDDSDLNVVAAFDRRGEYIYTGNAKGKILVLNTNTQELVASFRVTTGTSNTTAIKSIEFARKGSCFLINTADRIIRVYDGREILTCGRDGEPEPMQKLQDLVNRTPWKRCCFSGDGEYIVAGSARQHALYIWEKSIGNLVKILHGTRGELLLDVAWHPVRPIIASISSGVVSIWAQNQVENWSAFAPDFKELDENVEYEERESEFDIEDEDKSEPEQTGADAAEDEEVDVTTVDPIVAFCSSDEELEDNKALLYLPIAPEVEDPEENPFGPPPDTSVPTGAPDDALPGGDKKQRQPSSEGGPAKKKARTTTIELQGVPSDEVHPLLGVKGDSKSKKKTAGRPKGSKGSLVSQAFKQHNIGGMD; this comes from the exons ATGAATCTCGAGCTGCTCG aaTCGTTCGGGCAGAACTACCCAGAG GAGGCAGATGGCACCCTGGACTGCATCAGCATGGCGCTCACCTGCACCTTCAACCGCTGGGGCACCCTGCTGGCCGTGGGCTGCAACGACGGCCGCATCGTCATCTGGGACTTCCTCACTCGTGGAATCGCTAAGATCATCAGCGCACACATTCACCCCGTCTGCTCCCTGTG TTGGAGTCGAGACGGACACAAGCTGGTGAGCGCCTCGACAGACAACATCGTCTCTCAGTGGGACGTCCTGACTGGAGACTGCGACCAGAGGTTCCGCTTCCCGTCCCCCATCCTCAAGCTGCAGTACCATCCCAGAGACAT agacAAGGTGCTGGTTTGTCCCATGAAATCAGCTCCGGTGCTGCTGACGTTATCAGACTCGAAGCACGTGGTGCTGCCTGTGGACGACGACTCGGATTTGAACGTGGTGGCGGCGTTCGACCGGCGGGGGGAATATATTTACACCGGCAATGCCAAAGGAAAG ATTCTGGTGTTAAACACCAACACTCAGGAGCTGGTGGCGTCCTTCAGAGTTACGACCGGCACCAGTAACACCACCGCCATCAAGTCCATAGAATTCGCTCGAAAGGGCAG ctgcttcctgaTAAACACAGCCGACAGGATCATCAGGGTTTACGACGGCAGAGAGATCCTGACCTGCGGCCGGGACGGCGAGCCAGAACCCATGCAGAAGCTACAGGATCTGGTCAACAG GACTCCGTGGAAGCGCTGCTGCTTCTCCGGCGACGGCGAGTACATCGTGGCCGGCTCGGCCCGGCAGCACGCCCTCTACATCTGGGAGAAGAGCATCGGGAACCTGGTGAAGATTCTGCACGGCACCCGAggggagctgctgctggacgtGGCG TGGCATCCTGTTCGACCCATCATTGCCTCCATCTCCAGTGGAGTGGTGTCCATCTGGGCCCAGAACCAAGTG GAAAACTGGAGCGCTTTTGCTCCAGACTTCAAAGAGTTGGATGAGAACGTTGAGTATGAGGAGCGGGAGTCTGAATTTGACATTGAGGATGAAGACAAAAGCGAACCGGAGCAGACGG GCGCAGACGCTgctgaggatgaggaggtgGACGTGACCACGGTGGATCCTATCGTTGCTTTCTGCAGCAG tGACGAGGAACTGGAGGACAACAAGGCCCTGCTGTACCTGCCCATCGCCCCTGAGGTTGAGGATCCAGAGGAGAACCCATTTGGGCCGCCGCCGGACACCTCGGTGCCGACCGGCGCCCCGGACGACGCGCTGCCAGGCGGCGACAAGAAGCAGAGGCAGCCGTCGTCTGAAGGGGGGCCGGCCAAGAAGAAGGCCCGCACTACCACCATTGAACTGCAGGGGGTGCCCAGCGACG AAGTGCACCCCCTGCTGGGTGTGAAGGGGGACAGCAAGTCCAAGAAGAAGACAGCAGGTCGGCCCAAAGGCTCCAAAG GGAGTCTGGTCTCTCAGGCGTTCAAGCAGCACAACATCGGTGGGATGGACTGA
- the rbbp5 gene encoding retinoblastoma-binding protein 5 isoform X1: MNLELLESFGQNYPEEADGTLDCISMALTCTFNRWGTLLAVGCNDGRIVIWDFLTRGIAKIISAHIHPVCSLCWSRDGHKLVSASTDNIVSQWDVLTGDCDQRFRFPSPILKLQYHPRDIDKVLVCPMKSAPVLLTLSDSKHVVLPVDDDSDLNVVAAFDRRGEYIYTGNAKGKILVLNTNTQELVASFRVTTGTSNTTAIKSIEFARKGSCFLINTADRIIRVYDGREILTCGRDGEPEPMQKLQDLVNRTPWKRCCFSGDGEYIVAGSARQHALYIWEKSIGNLVKILHGTRGELLLDVAWHPVRPIIASISSGVVSIWAQNQVENWSAFAPDFKELDENVEYEERESEFDIEDEDKSEPEQTGADAAEDEEVDVTTVDPIVAFCSSDEELEDNKALLYLPIAPEVEDPEENPFGPPPDTSVPTGAPDDALPGGDKKQRQPSSEGGPAKKKARTTTIELQGVPSDEVHPLLGVKGDSKSKKKTAGRPKGSKGKDKDFSFRPKPYKGERPPFPMGPEALSSSGLGGGGGGGEGGMKVRAEGALAPGSLVSQAFKQHNIGGMD, from the exons ATGAATCTCGAGCTGCTCG aaTCGTTCGGGCAGAACTACCCAGAG GAGGCAGATGGCACCCTGGACTGCATCAGCATGGCGCTCACCTGCACCTTCAACCGCTGGGGCACCCTGCTGGCCGTGGGCTGCAACGACGGCCGCATCGTCATCTGGGACTTCCTCACTCGTGGAATCGCTAAGATCATCAGCGCACACATTCACCCCGTCTGCTCCCTGTG TTGGAGTCGAGACGGACACAAGCTGGTGAGCGCCTCGACAGACAACATCGTCTCTCAGTGGGACGTCCTGACTGGAGACTGCGACCAGAGGTTCCGCTTCCCGTCCCCCATCCTCAAGCTGCAGTACCATCCCAGAGACAT agacAAGGTGCTGGTTTGTCCCATGAAATCAGCTCCGGTGCTGCTGACGTTATCAGACTCGAAGCACGTGGTGCTGCCTGTGGACGACGACTCGGATTTGAACGTGGTGGCGGCGTTCGACCGGCGGGGGGAATATATTTACACCGGCAATGCCAAAGGAAAG ATTCTGGTGTTAAACACCAACACTCAGGAGCTGGTGGCGTCCTTCAGAGTTACGACCGGCACCAGTAACACCACCGCCATCAAGTCCATAGAATTCGCTCGAAAGGGCAG ctgcttcctgaTAAACACAGCCGACAGGATCATCAGGGTTTACGACGGCAGAGAGATCCTGACCTGCGGCCGGGACGGCGAGCCAGAACCCATGCAGAAGCTACAGGATCTGGTCAACAG GACTCCGTGGAAGCGCTGCTGCTTCTCCGGCGACGGCGAGTACATCGTGGCCGGCTCGGCCCGGCAGCACGCCCTCTACATCTGGGAGAAGAGCATCGGGAACCTGGTGAAGATTCTGCACGGCACCCGAggggagctgctgctggacgtGGCG TGGCATCCTGTTCGACCCATCATTGCCTCCATCTCCAGTGGAGTGGTGTCCATCTGGGCCCAGAACCAAGTG GAAAACTGGAGCGCTTTTGCTCCAGACTTCAAAGAGTTGGATGAGAACGTTGAGTATGAGGAGCGGGAGTCTGAATTTGACATTGAGGATGAAGACAAAAGCGAACCGGAGCAGACGG GCGCAGACGCTgctgaggatgaggaggtgGACGTGACCACGGTGGATCCTATCGTTGCTTTCTGCAGCAG tGACGAGGAACTGGAGGACAACAAGGCCCTGCTGTACCTGCCCATCGCCCCTGAGGTTGAGGATCCAGAGGAGAACCCATTTGGGCCGCCGCCGGACACCTCGGTGCCGACCGGCGCCCCGGACGACGCGCTGCCAGGCGGCGACAAGAAGCAGAGGCAGCCGTCGTCTGAAGGGGGGCCGGCCAAGAAGAAGGCCCGCACTACCACCATTGAACTGCAGGGGGTGCCCAGCGACG AAGTGCACCCCCTGCTGGGTGTGAAGGGGGACAGCAAGTCCAAGAAGAAGACAGCAGGTCGGCCCAAAGGCTCCAAAGGTAAAGACAAAGACTTCTCCTTCAGGCCGAAGCCCTACAAGGGCGAGCGGCCCCCGTTCCCCATGGGGCCCGAGGCCCTGAGCAGCTCTGGCctggggggaggaggaggaggaggagaaggagggatGAAGGTCAGGGCAGAGGGGGCCCTGGCACCAG GGAGTCTGGTCTCTCAGGCGTTCAAGCAGCACAACATCGGTGGGATGGACTGA